The following coding sequences lie in one Silene latifolia isolate original U9 population chromosome 5, ASM4854445v1, whole genome shotgun sequence genomic window:
- the LOC141655089 gene encoding NAC domain-containing protein 91-like: MAVFSVPLGVRFYPTKLQLVDYFLRVKHSGQELPECYPQFLDFDVYSNHPFNILNTTKERRGVNDVNEGFFFCQLNKLTPNGKRISRCIKGIGTWSEKSKTTDVCNGNNRVVGIEKYLI; encoded by the coding sequence aTGGCTGTTTTTAGTGTACCTCTCGGTGTTCGTTTCTACCCTACAAAATTACAACTGGTCGACTACTTTCTTCGTGTTAAGCATAGCGGCCAAGAGTTGCCGGAATGTTACCCTCAGTTTCTTGACTTTGATGTTTACTCTAATCATCCCTTTAATATCTTGAATACGACTAAAGAAAGGAGAGGCGTCAATGACGTCAATGAAGGGTTCTTTTTCTGTCAACTTAATAAGTTAACTCCCAACGGAAAGAGGATTAGTCGTTGCATTAAAGGTATCGGAACATGGTCGGAGAAGTCCAAGACAACCGATGTGTGCAATGGCAACAATAGGGTTGTGGGGATCGAGAAGTACTTGATATAA
- the LOC141655088 gene encoding uncharacterized protein LOC141655088 — MAGLPIGVRFHPTKLQLVDYFLRIKHSGQELPECYPQFLDFDVYSDHPFNILNSTKERRGVNDVNEGFFFCQLNKLTPNGKRISRCIKGIGTWSEKSKTTDVYNGNRVVGIEKYLKFKPDGNSNNNNNEDEWLMHEYYRLRNNDEEEDEKEDNQMIVLCHITKKPNSTKDAYERCRQLKTGRTYAATMPIDYEARSSKRGRVEYEQPSGFNNSGIIINPNHQDYVTQANINCAIVEPSNEASTKEKEGIMLYSKEDLERMLDVDEKDNVDNADNQAYEVDEGILQLTDLVDNQVYDMGPLLEEAEHGLSVSNNGAQEGDANNFHIEDTDQFLLDAEQAYWLPTGDSLTLECDFNNNAIELDAFSWCS, encoded by the coding sequence ATGGCTGGTTTACCTATCGGTGTTCGTTTCCACCCTACAAAATTACAACTCGTCGACTATTTTCTACGTATTAAGCATAGCGGTCAAGAGTTGCCGGAATGTTACCCTCAGTTTCTTGACTTTGATGTTTACAGTGATCATCCCTTTAATATCTTGAATTCGACTAAAGAAAGGAGAGGCGTCAATGACGTCAATGAAGGGTTCTTTTTCTGTCAACTTAATAAGTTAACTCCCAACGGAAAGAGGATTAGTCGTTGCATTAAAGGTATCGGAACATGGTCGGAGAAGTCCAAGACAACCGATGTGTACAATGGCAATAGGGTTGTGGGGATCGAGAAGTACTTGAAGTTTAAGCCGGATGgaaatagtaacaataataataatgaggatGAGTGGCTGATGCATGAATATTATCGTCTACGGAAcaatgatgaggaggaggatgagaaGGAGGATAATCAGATGATTGTGTTATGCCATATCACCAAGAAACCGAATTCTACGAAGGATGCCTACGAAAGGTGTAGGCAGCTGAAAACGGGTCGGACTTATGCAGCTACTATGCCAATAGATTATGAAGCCAGGTCGAGTAAACGAGGTCGTGTTGAATATGAACAACCGTCAGGGTTCAATAATTCTGGCATCATCATTAACCCTAATCATCAAGATTATGTAACTCAAGCTAACATCAATTGTGCCATCGTGGAACCAAGTAACGAGGCATCGACAAAGGAGAAAGAAGGGATAATGCTCTATTCTAAAGAAGACCTAGAAAGGATGCTTGATGTTGACGAGAAGGATAATGTCGATAACGCTGATAATCAAGCTTATGAAGTTGATGAAGGTATACTCCAATTAACGGACCTAGTTGATAATCAAGTTTACGATATGGGGCCATTATTAGAAGAAGCCGAGCATGGGCTATCTGTGTCAAATAACGGAGCACAAGAAGGTGATGCTAATAATTTTCACATCGAGGATACCGACCAATTCTTACTAGACGCTGAACAAGCCTACTGGCTGCCAACCGGAGATTCATTAACATTAGAATGCGACTTCAACAACAATGCAATCGAGCTTGACGCGTTTAGCTGGTGTTCCTAA